One genomic segment of Catalinimonas alkaloidigena includes these proteins:
- a CDS encoding DUF3267 domain-containing protein, whose amino-acid sequence MEYFLGKKAVDMSVPTARIQLLVLPYVAGSFLFAIPFLTLWGWREFAYAWQGMFANWWVLPAILLGVLLHELIHAITWKQLAGLGWKEMKLGLQWRTLTPYAHAKKPMQITPYRWGALMPALLLGFLPYGISLFTGNGWLFAYGMLFIVAAAGDFWILAVLRKVPKGSWVADHPENAGCIVYQAQD is encoded by the coding sequence ATGGAGTATTTTTTAGGCAAAAAAGCAGTGGACATGTCAGTACCTACTGCCAGGATTCAGCTTCTGGTACTACCCTATGTAGCAGGTTCCTTCCTTTTCGCCATACCTTTTCTCACCCTCTGGGGATGGCGGGAATTTGCCTATGCCTGGCAGGGGATGTTTGCTAACTGGTGGGTCTTACCTGCTATTTTGCTGGGTGTACTGCTTCACGAATTGATACACGCAATTACCTGGAAGCAACTGGCAGGTTTAGGCTGGAAGGAAATGAAATTAGGTCTGCAGTGGAGAACGCTTACACCATACGCCCATGCCAAGAAACCCATGCAAATTACTCCTTATCGCTGGGGTGCTTTGATGCCTGCATTGCTGCTAGGGTTTCTACCATATGGGATTTCTCTCTTTACAGGAAATGGCTGGCTGTTTGCCTACGGCATGCTATTCATTGTAGCTGCTGCCGGTGATTTTTGGATTTTAGCAGTACTGCGGAAAGTACCCAAAGGCAGCTGGGTAGCTGATCACCCCGAGAATGCCGGTTGCATTGTCTATCAAGCTCAAGACTAA
- a CDS encoding methyltransferase family protein, which translates to MEDYTPYLILILLWIVYFALHSLLAAHQVKGFLKNKMGQSARYYRLLYNIFAIVSILPVLFYNALISTKVLIPLDWKDIVSFLGLALSIYGVIVMRLAFRQYSFKEFLGLKQLKSDEAEPLNTEGILGVVRHPLYFGGLLIIIGFWLFAPTMANLITVIMLVLYILVGIRFEERKLVTQYGEAYKKYQEDVPMIFPKRNALRKLR; encoded by the coding sequence ATGGAAGACTACACTCCTTATCTTATACTTATTCTGCTCTGGATAGTTTACTTTGCCCTGCACAGCTTGCTGGCGGCTCATCAAGTCAAAGGGTTTCTAAAAAACAAAATGGGCCAATCCGCCCGATACTACCGCCTGCTCTATAATATATTCGCAATAGTCAGTATTCTGCCTGTATTGTTTTACAACGCACTGATCTCTACTAAAGTGCTTATTCCGCTGGATTGGAAAGACATTGTCAGCTTTCTGGGGCTGGCACTTTCCATCTATGGGGTTATCGTTATGCGGCTGGCCTTTCGGCAATATTCTTTCAAAGAGTTTTTGGGCCTCAAGCAACTGAAATCTGACGAAGCCGAACCCCTCAATACGGAAGGCATTTTAGGTGTGGTACGTCATCCGCTGTATTTTGGAGGCCTCCTGATCATCATCGGGTTTTGGCTGTTTGCTCCTACAATGGCTAATCTGATTACTGTTATTATGCTTGTTCTATATATTCTGGTAGGTATTCGTTTTGAGGAGCGGAAATTGGTAACGCAATATGGAGAAGCTTACAAAAAGTATCAGGAAGATGTGCCTATGATTTTTCCCAAACGCAATGCTTTAAGAAAACTGAGATAG
- a CDS encoding bleomycin resistance protein, protein MKHLLKAVPVLASLDIDKTVNFYTTKLGFKATYHDAGYGIVVRDDIAIHFWKCDDKIFPENTSCYVDVQEVDQLYQEMEQVGVIHPNGKLEDKPWGRREFAILDADGNLIRFGQSL, encoded by the coding sequence ATGAAACATTTATTGAAAGCTGTCCCGGTACTTGCCTCGCTGGATATTGACAAAACCGTAAACTTTTATACGACTAAACTTGGCTTCAAAGCGACTTATCACGATGCTGGTTATGGTATTGTAGTACGTGATGATATCGCCATTCATTTCTGGAAGTGTGATGATAAAATCTTTCCGGAAAATACCAGTTGCTATGTAGATGTACAGGAGGTAGATCAGTTGTATCAGGAAATGGAGCAGGTCGGAGTGATTCACCCCAATGGAAAACTAGAAGATAAACCCTGGGGTAGGAGAGAATTTGCGATCCTGGATGCAGACGGTAATCTGATCAGGTTTGGACAAAGCCTTTAG
- a CDS encoding TIGR00266 family protein — MNKSHEIDYEIHGHGIQVVEVELDPNETVIAEAGAMVYMDNGIQFETKMGDGSNPNQGFFGKLLSAGSRMLTGESVFMTHFTHRGHGKAKVAFSAPYPGTVIPIDLSEMYDYSLTVQKDAFLCAALGTKVNITFNRKLGSGLVGGEGFILQKLQGDGRAFIHAGGTIIEKQLNNETLRVDTGCVVAFEPSINFDVQSAGGLKSMIFGGEGLFLATLSGTGRVWLQSMPLRKLIAALAPYGKNNDKGESSILGSFLED; from the coding sequence ATGAACAAATCGCATGAAATTGATTATGAGATTCATGGACACGGCATACAGGTCGTAGAAGTAGAGCTTGATCCTAATGAAACGGTGATTGCTGAAGCCGGGGCCATGGTCTACATGGACAATGGGATACAGTTTGAAACCAAAATGGGAGACGGTTCAAATCCAAACCAGGGCTTTTTTGGGAAATTGCTTTCTGCCGGTTCACGCATGCTTACCGGAGAGTCTGTTTTTATGACCCACTTTACCCACCGGGGGCACGGAAAAGCTAAAGTTGCGTTTTCAGCGCCTTATCCGGGAACAGTAATTCCAATTGATCTTTCCGAAATGTATGATTACAGCCTCACAGTGCAGAAGGACGCTTTCTTATGTGCTGCCCTTGGTACCAAGGTAAACATTACTTTTAACCGAAAACTTGGCTCTGGCTTAGTAGGAGGCGAGGGTTTTATCCTTCAAAAACTACAGGGAGATGGCCGTGCCTTTATTCATGCCGGTGGTACAATCATTGAAAAGCAGTTGAATAACGAGACCCTGAGGGTAGATACAGGCTGTGTGGTGGCTTTTGAGCCTTCTATCAACTTTGATGTGCAGTCGGCAGGAGGTCTTAAGTCTATGATCTTTGGAGGGGAGGGGCTGTTCTTAGCTACCCTCTCCGGCACAGGAAGGGTATGGTTACAATCAATGCCATTGCGTAAACTCATAGCAGCACTCGCTCCATATGGTAAAAATAATGATAAGGGAGAAAGCTCAATTTTAGGAAGTTTTTTGGAGGATTAA
- a CDS encoding SRPBCC family protein — protein MSLLKKLLLGIAFVVGLFLLFALFLPASYHVERSIVIDKPVSEVYPKVSNLHHWAEWNPWTASDPSVKNSISGTGKDVGSVWAWDGEEVGIGSLTLYQIEPNKKITSKLAFVEPQMFESDDIWTFEEVPQGTRVTWINEGELSYPVDRVFGLFLDGMLGPDFEKGLSNLKEVTEAS, from the coding sequence ATGTCACTACTTAAAAAACTCCTTCTAGGAATAGCCTTCGTAGTGGGCCTATTCCTGCTTTTCGCTTTATTCCTGCCCGCTTCTTATCATGTAGAACGTTCCATCGTCATTGATAAGCCGGTGAGCGAAGTGTATCCCAAAGTGTCCAATCTGCATCATTGGGCGGAATGGAACCCCTGGACAGCCAGCGACCCTAGTGTAAAAAATTCAATCTCAGGAACAGGTAAAGATGTAGGTTCTGTCTGGGCCTGGGATGGAGAGGAAGTGGGTATAGGATCTCTTACTTTGTATCAGATAGAGCCTAATAAAAAAATTACTTCTAAATTAGCTTTTGTAGAGCCACAAATGTTTGAATCTGACGATATCTGGACTTTTGAGGAAGTCCCGCAGGGTACCCGGGTGACCTGGATTAATGAAGGAGAACTCAGCTATCCGGTAGACCGGGTGTTTGGTTTATTTCTGGATGGTATGCTGGGGCCTGATTTTGAAAAAGGATTGTCTAACTTAAAGGAAGTAACCGAAGCCTCTTGA
- a CDS encoding aldehyde dehydrogenase family protein, which translates to METTQTLTEEIQQMLQILKVDSLNPAFSTGQHFGSATEGGATREIHSPVDGELIATVTMADEAVYEKVIEQAQKGFTVWSKMPAPQRGEIVRQIGLKLREYKEPLGRLVTYEMGKIYQEGLGEVQEMIDICDLAVGHSRQLYGFTMHSERPNHRMYDQYHPLGIVGVISAFNFPVAVWAWNAMISAVCGNVVVWKPSEKTPLTGIACQKIVAEVLKENNLPEGIFNLVLGDAEIGSLMSHDRRIPLVSATGSTRMGKKVGEAVGARLGKSLLELGGNNAIIITEHADLEMAIRATVFGAVGTCGQRCTSTRRLIIHEKMYEEVKKRLLRIYPSLAIGNPLDSKTLVGPMIDKEAVENFKSAIQKVQAEGGKLLLGGEMLEGNAYTSGNYVKPALVEAEGHYEMVQEETFAPILYLIRYKGDVKEAIKIQNSVKQGLSSAIFTQNLLEAETFLSHQGSDCGIANVNIGTSGAEIGGAFGGEKDTGGGRESGSDAWKFYMRRQTNTINYSTELPLAQGIKFDI; encoded by the coding sequence ATGGAAACAACACAAACATTGACCGAAGAAATACAACAAATGTTGCAAATCCTGAAGGTAGATAGCCTTAACCCGGCCTTTAGCACCGGACAGCATTTTGGCAGTGCTACTGAAGGGGGAGCCACACGTGAGATTCATTCTCCGGTAGATGGCGAGTTAATCGCTACCGTTACTATGGCGGATGAAGCTGTCTACGAAAAAGTAATTGAACAGGCCCAAAAAGGCTTTACCGTATGGAGTAAAATGCCCGCTCCCCAGCGTGGAGAAATCGTTCGGCAGATTGGGCTAAAGCTGCGGGAATATAAAGAGCCTTTGGGCAGGCTGGTAACATATGAAATGGGTAAAATCTATCAGGAAGGCCTGGGCGAAGTGCAGGAAATGATAGACATCTGTGACCTGGCCGTAGGGCATTCCCGTCAACTCTATGGGTTTACAATGCACTCCGAGCGTCCCAACCACCGCATGTACGATCAATACCATCCGCTGGGCATTGTGGGAGTAATTTCTGCTTTCAACTTTCCGGTAGCCGTATGGGCCTGGAATGCTATGATCTCCGCGGTCTGCGGTAATGTTGTAGTATGGAAGCCTTCCGAAAAAACACCGCTGACCGGAATTGCCTGCCAGAAAATTGTAGCCGAAGTGCTTAAAGAAAATAATTTGCCTGAAGGAATTTTTAACCTGGTATTGGGCGATGCGGAAATTGGTTCGCTCATGTCACACGACCGCCGTATTCCTTTGGTTTCAGCCACCGGCTCTACCCGCATGGGCAAAAAAGTAGGTGAAGCCGTAGGCGCACGTTTGGGTAAATCACTACTGGAGTTAGGGGGAAACAATGCTATCATTATTACCGAGCATGCTGATCTGGAAATGGCAATAAGAGCTACCGTATTTGGTGCAGTAGGTACCTGCGGACAACGCTGTACCAGCACCCGCCGCCTGATTATCCATGAAAAGATGTACGAGGAAGTGAAAAAACGTTTGCTCAGAATTTACCCTTCCCTTGCCATTGGAAACCCGCTGGACAGTAAGACTTTAGTCGGTCCTATGATTGACAAAGAAGCGGTGGAGAATTTTAAATCCGCTATACAGAAAGTGCAGGCAGAAGGAGGAAAACTTTTGCTGGGAGGAGAAATGCTGGAGGGCAATGCCTATACCAGTGGTAATTATGTGAAGCCAGCACTGGTAGAAGCCGAAGGGCATTACGAAATGGTACAGGAAGAAACCTTCGCGCCTATCCTTTATCTTATCAGGTACAAGGGAGATGTAAAAGAAGCCATAAAGATTCAGAACAGCGTAAAGCAGGGACTTTCTTCGGCTATCTTTACCCAGAACCTGCTGGAAGCTGAGACTTTCCTCTCTCATCAAGGCTCGGACTGTGGTATCGCTAATGTGAATATTGGTACTTCAGGCGCAGAGATAGGTGGGGCCTTTGGAGGCGAAAAAGATACAGGAGGTGGACGGGAGTCCGGTTCGGATGCCTGGAAATTCTATATGCGTCGCCAGACCAATACCATTAATTACAGCACGGAGCTACCGCTGGCTCAGGGGATTAAGTTTGATATCTGA
- a CDS encoding RNA polymerase sigma factor, whose protein sequence is MSQPDKKKFLQLIQQHRGIMHKVIFLYMDEAEERQDMLQEILLQAWKSYPSFEERSKFSTWLYRVSLNTVLTAQRKNYRQPDTEPLEAALHLSQQGEDNTEKEWLILTVRQLPDIDRMMISLHLDGYQNEEIAEITGMQKANVALRLHRIRKKLAKKRQNYEGLQ, encoded by the coding sequence ATGAGTCAGCCTGATAAGAAAAAGTTTTTGCAATTGATACAGCAGCATAGGGGAATTATGCACAAAGTCATTTTCCTCTATATGGATGAGGCTGAAGAGCGGCAGGACATGCTACAGGAGATACTGTTGCAGGCCTGGAAATCCTATCCTTCTTTCGAAGAGCGCTCCAAATTTTCTACCTGGCTCTATCGTGTTAGCCTCAATACAGTGCTTACCGCACAACGCAAAAATTATCGCCAGCCGGATACTGAGCCCCTGGAAGCGGCTTTGCACCTGAGCCAACAGGGTGAAGATAACACAGAAAAAGAGTGGCTGATACTTACTGTCAGGCAACTCCCCGACATTGACCGGATGATGATAAGCCTGCATCTGGATGGATATCAAAATGAAGAAATCGCTGAAATCACGGGCATGCAAAAAGCCAATGTAGCCCTGCGCCTGCACAGGATCAGAAAAAAGTTAGCTAAAAAAAGACAAAATTATGAAGGACTTCAATAA